In Brachypodium distachyon strain Bd21 chromosome 5, Brachypodium_distachyon_v3.0, whole genome shotgun sequence, the genomic window GGACGACACAGCAAGGTCATCGAAAACAGCTCTTGCTTTTGGCTTGCCTGGAAACCCTGTAAGCTGTATGGTTTGCTTCAATCTCTTTGTTGTTCCTGCGATACGTCTTCTCTCTGGTTGGTCAAACCCTCATTTGCAAAGGTACTATCACATCCCTATGCGGCAGACATTACAAACCAATTAACATCATTCTTATGCTGATATTTGTTTTGctgttattattattttaatcTTATTTTCCACTGATAAGATTGTTTTCGTAGAGTTCATGTGCGTCTATCACATCCCTTAAGAGCAGACTCACATCGTCCAGAGTTCCATCGTGCAGTGATCAGATGGGTGCTTGATGATGGATCTGGTAGACCTGGGTAAGAGCTATATTTTAACATGAACCGCCTGATATTTTGTCACACTGTGTGACACTACATAACTAAATGTCTGTTGATTTTTTTGGCAGTTATGTTGCTGAGAGCACTGGCCAACAAGCTAGTAGCCGCCTCCTAAGTATGAAGTCTGCAAATGCCTTGCTGGAAGTACCAGCATCTGGACAGACATTAGCAGCCGGAGTATCTATCCAAGCTATAGTTATCGCGGATATAACCAGCCCTCCTTTGTATAAGCAACCTGCTGCCACCACTACCAGCCTTCTACCAActcattttgtttcttctgcaAAAAGCATGTCCACAGATGTCTCCCAGGTTGCGGCCTCTCAGAATGCTGAAGTTAAAGTAGCAATTCTGACTGTTAGCGATACTGTATCTTCCGGAGCAGGCCCCGATAGGAGGTATTTTTTAAAATGCAACACCCTTTTATTTACAGTCGTAAGTCATATTGCTTGTGACTTGGTTCCTGCTTCCTAAAACAAATTGGAAAGAATATATCTGTATGgtacttcaaaaaaaatcatgcatcCTGATACACCTCTTTGCTTTGAGATGCAAAAGGGTCACTCATGATGCAAAATAAAAGAGTCAAATTACTGTTTATTCTTCACATAAGATGGTGATGCATTGCAGTATGGACTCCACATTGCACAAAGTTATTATCCTTTTCTAGGCTTTAAAATAGTGCATTAAGCATGAATTTTATTTCTAGCTTCTGTTTGTGAATCACACTTTCATGAAAAGTAACTTGTATCGTTGTTGTTTCTTCTCTCTTTAATCATCCATCTGCAGTGGCCCAAGAGCTGTATCTGTAGTGAACTCTTCATCAGAGAAATTAGGGGGAGCAGTTGTTGTTGCTACTGCTGTAGTTCCAGATGAAGTGGACCAAATTAAGGACGTTCTGGTAAAGTGGAGTGATGTTGACCGTGTCAACCTCATCTTGACCTTAGGTGAGATTTTTTATTAGGAGAAATCTCTTAAATGAAATGATCTCAAATTTCAAGGTATTCTACTGCATAGCCCTTGTTTCCTACTCACACGAGCTCCTCCTCTTGGTGAATGTACATGAAGGCGGCACTGGCTTCACACCTAGAGATGTCACACCAGAGGCAACAAAATGTGTGATAGAGAAAGAAGCACCTGGCCTTGCGTTTGTTATGATTCAGGAGAGTTTGAAGGTGACATCAACTTTTATTACATCTTAGGTTTTCATTGCAACTGATTATTTAGAGAGATCACAGCTGACCCTGTAGGTCTCACAAGTACAATTTTCCTCAATAGTAGTATCTATTTAGTGTCTTAAACTTGGCAGGATTCAGATTCTTTTGATCTGCATTGACGGTGCTTGCATTGTTCTGTTTGCTACAGGTGACACCATTTGCAATGCTATCCCGGGCTGCATCTGGGATAAGAGGATCGACACTTGTACAGACTGCAACCCAATAATGCTTCGTAGTTGCACACTTATAGATTCTGAATGGCTAACAAGGGTTCTCTTCTCAGATAATCAACATGCCCGGCAACCCAAATGCTGTCGCAGAGTGCATGGAGGCTCTTCTCCCAGCGCTGAAGCATGCCATCAAGCAGCTGAAGGGTGACAAGAGGGAGAAGAACCCCCGCCATGTCCCTCATGCCGATGC contains:
- the LOC100824656 gene encoding molybdopterin biosynthesis protein CNX1, giving the protein MLQVEDALAAVLSAAAGRRAAASASAAVPLLDALGLVLAEDVRAPDPLPPFRASVKDGYAVVASDGPGEYAVIAEARAGDDALGVVVTPGTVAYVTTGGPIPDGADAVVQVEDTEQVAAPPDGTKRVRISVRVAEGHDIRNVGCDIEKDLVVLKSGEHLGPAEIGLLATVGVTAVKAYRRPTIAVFSTGDELVQPDTATLSRGQIRDSNRAMLLAAAIQHKCKVVDLGIAKDTEVSLKELMDAALRSDADIILTSGGVSMGDRDLVKPCLAKMGKIYFDKIQMKPGKPLTFAEISTDDTARSSKTALAFGLPGNPVSCMVCFNLFVVPAIRLLSGWSNPHLQRVHVRLSHPLRADSHRPEFHRAVIRWVLDDGSGRPGYVAESTGQQASSRLLSMKSANALLEVPASGQTLAAGVSIQAIVIADITSPPLYKQPAATTTSLLPTHFVSSAKSMSTDVSQVAASQNAEVKVAILTVSDTVSSGAGPDRSGPRAVSVVNSSSEKLGGAVVVATAVVPDEVDQIKDVLVKWSDVDRVNLILTLGGTGFTPRDVTPEATKCVIEKEAPGLAFVMIQESLKVTPFAMLSRAASGIRGSTLIINMPGNPNAVAECMEALLPALKHAIKQLKGDKREKNPRHVPHADAAPVDQWERSFKAASSGGGCSCDP